A genomic segment from Janthinobacterium sp. 64 encodes:
- a CDS encoding LysE/ArgO family amino acid transporter translates to MTLSATTPLVFSVFVQGMTLGLGLIVAIGSQNAFVLRPGLRREHVGAIVLFCALADAALIAAGVLGMASALGQRPLLASALALGGAAFLAVYGWQALRRARRPQQLRAAEGGSQLGLAAALAQAAAFTLLNPHVYLDTVLLVGSIGAQQPGVLRGWFIAGASAASLLWFASLGFGARWLAPWFARPRAWQVLDGLIGITMFVLSALLLRHALGW, encoded by the coding sequence ATGACACTCTCCGCCACCACCCCACTCGTTTTTTCCGTCTTTGTACAGGGCATGACCCTGGGCCTGGGCCTCATCGTTGCCATCGGCTCGCAAAATGCTTTTGTCTTGCGGCCTGGCTTGCGCCGCGAACACGTGGGCGCCATCGTGCTGTTTTGCGCGCTGGCCGACGCGGCGCTGATTGCCGCCGGTGTGCTGGGCATGGCCAGTGCGCTGGGGCAGCGTCCCTTGCTGGCCAGCGCACTGGCGCTGGGCGGCGCCGCTTTCCTCGCCGTCTACGGTTGGCAAGCGCTGCGGCGCGCGCGCCGGCCGCAGCAGTTGCGCGCGGCCGAAGGCGGGTCGCAACTGGGCCTGGCTGCCGCGCTGGCCCAGGCGGCCGCATTTACCTTGCTCAACCCGCACGTGTATCTGGATACGGTATTGCTGGTGGGAAGCATCGGCGCGCAGCAGCCGGGCGTGCTGCGCGGCTGGTTTATCGCCGGCGCCAGCGCGGCCAGCCTGCTGTGGTTTGCCTCGTTGGGATTTGGCGCGCGCTGGCTGGCGCCGTGGTTTGCCCGGCCGCGCGCCTGGCAAGTGCTCGATGGCTTGATTGGTATCACGATGTTCGTGCTGTCGGCGCTGCTGCTGCGCCATGCGCTGGGCTGGTAG